The genomic segment TATGTGTGTTAATGACTTAATTTGCAATTTTGCAACACCTTTGTTCTTTTTGGATTATTATGCTACTTCAAAACTTGATATAAAAAGCGCACAAATAGTAGTTGAGGGTATAGCAAAAGGATGTAGACTCGCACAATGTGCATTAATAGGCGGAGAAACTGCTGAAATGCCATCCATGTATAAAAAAGATGATTTTGATCTAGCTGGTTTTGCTGTTGGAATGGCTGAAATAGATGAGATAGACAGAAGTAAATTTGTAAAAGAGGGTGATGTATTGATAGCATTGCCATCTAGTGGACTTCATTCAAATGGTTACTCTTTGGCTAGAAAAGTGCTAGATGTAGCAAAGCTTAATTTAGATGACAAGATAGATGGAAAAAGTATAGCCGATATGCTTTTAGAACCTACTAGAATTTATGTAAAAGAATTTTTAGAATCAAAAGACAAAATAAATGCACTAGCACATATAACAGGCGGTGGATTGGTAGAAAACTTACCAAGAGTATTTCCTTATGGTATAGGCGCTAAGATAGATAAAAGCCTTATTAAAACACCTAAAGTATATGATATATTTAAAGGTCATGTTGATGATAGCGAACTATTTAGAACATTTAATATGGGTGTTGGTATGGTTATAGTTGCATCAAAACAAAATGCAGATGAAATTTTACAAAAAACAGATGGCTACTTCATAGGAGAAATTATAAAAGGAAGCGGAGTTAGCTTTAGCTAATTTATAGCTTTTACAATGTAAGGCATTGTTAATATGTCTTACCACTTTTTCTTTAGAACAATATATTATTGTTGATTTTTAAAATTTTATTTACTAGCGAGTAAAATATATGATGATATATTTTATAAGCAACTTTTATGGTTTGTCTAATGTTTGCACTACAACAACCGCTATAGCAAAACCACCATCGTGGCTTATACTAAGGGCTGAGTTTTTTATGCCAAAGCTTTTTTTGACTTTATCGCTAAAGTCTATAATGGGTGCGTTTTTTTTATCTTTTGTGATGATGATATCAAAAAAGCTACACTCAGTACCTATGCCTACACCCAAGGCTTTACTTGCTGCTTCTTTTGCTGCCCAAAGACCAGCTATACTTGCATCATTTTTTGCTATAGATATCTCGTGTTCGCTTAAAAAGCGTCTTAGAAAATTATCTTTAAAACGCTCGTTAAGCTTTGAAATTCTATCTATAGATATGATATCTACACCTATCATTGCACCACAAAATCAGTAAAATATATGTTTTTGATATAGCCATCACTTAAAACTTCATTTATCTTACCTACTATCTCATCTTTTAGTTTGTCTTTGCCTTTTGCTGTGCTTACTTCTTCAAATGTCTTTGATGATAGAGTTCGTATGATGATATCTCTTAAAAGTGCTTTTTTCTTGTCTAATTCTGCCATAAGTGATTCATTGCTTTGCTCTAAGTCTATTTTTGTTTTTAAAAATCTTGAGCCGTTCTCACTTAGTAAATTCACTATGAATTGATCAAGTGGATAAATAGGTCCCATATTCATATAGTCGCTACTTCTTTTGCCTGGCATTCTTGATTTTGGTGCTGTTTGAGAGACTTGTTGCTGCATTTGTGTGTTTTCATCATCTCCTGATAATAAAAATATTATAACACCACCTATAGCTAGTAATAAAACAATAACTACACCTATAATTGCTATAATAAGCCCTTTACCACTTTTTTTGGTTTCTTCTTTTACTTCTTTTTCTTCATCTGCCATCTATACTCCTTAGCTTTTTTGAATTATATCTAAATTAAATTTGATTGCCCATAATTTCAGCTTGTTTTAATATCTCTTTTGCACCTTTTTTTATAAATTCATTTGCCAGTATAGTGCCTATATCTTTATACTCGCTCTTGCTTACTTTTATACTGTCTTTTATGTATTTACTTGCATCAGGCATACCAACTATAGCTCTTATATCTATCGTGTCATTTTGTAATAAGGCGTTTATGCCTATAGGGACTTGGCATCCACCTTGAAGTGTCGCTACAAAATCACGCTCTATTTTTGTTTCTATGATGGTTTTTTCATCATTTAAAAAATCAATCTTTTGTATTATCTCTTTTTTGTTTACAGCCTCTATGCCTAATGCGCCTTGTCCCATAGATGGTATCATCTCATCTAATTCAAAAGGCGTTATATATCTAACATCGTTTTGTAAGTTTAGTCTATTTGCCCCTGCTTTTGCTAAGATGATAGCGTCAAATTCACCATCTTTTAGCTTTTTAAGTCTTGTTTGGACATTTCCGCGAAGAGAAAATATCTTTAAATCAGGTCTTAGCAGTAAAAGTTGCATTCTTCTTCTTAGGCTTGTTGTGCCTATTTTTGCGCCTATTGGAAGTTCGCTTATATGTTTGTATTTTTCAGATATAAGAGCATCTCTTACATCTTCGCGGGAGCAAGTGGCTGCCAACACAAGTCCATCAGGAAACTCAACTGGAACATCTTTTAGACTATGAACTGCTATGTGTGTATCTCCGTTTAGCATACTAATCTCAAGCTCTTTTGTAAAAAGTCCTTTTCCTCCTATTTTTGCAAGAGGGGTATCTAAGATAACATCGCCTTTGGTTGTCATGCCTACAAGCTCAACATCTAAATCTTTATGCTGTGTTATAAGTTTTTGCTTGATGTGTTCGCTTTGCCACATCGCCAGTATGCTTTTTCTAGTAGCAATTTTGATCGTTTTCATGTATAGCATCCCTTTTGAAATTTCGTAAGTTTATACTCATCTTTTCGCCTAAAAGTTTGTTTCTTAGACTTATTTTTGTTTTTGTATCAAAAATTTCTGTCACGATTAGATCGTTGTTTACAAATATAATATCTTTTTTTGATATTTTTCTGTTTAATGGTTTGAAATTTATATCAAGTGTAACAAAATATGCGTCAAAGCCATTTTGTAGCTTTTGAATTTTGTTTGTTTTTATGTTTCCAACTTTTAGTTTCTCGTTTTTTTCATAATTTCTTTTTAAAAAATTATAAAAATTCACATCAGCAAGGCAAATACTAGCGAATGTGATGAGTGTCATCAATAACTTCAACATCTATAATCTCTTCTTCGTTATCATATCTATCATATCTAAAATCACGTTCATTTTGTTTATAGTCAGGTTTTTTTACTAGCTTGTAAATAAGACTTATTGTTATAACTATAATTCCAAAAGTATCGCTTATAAGCCCCGGTAAAAATAGCAAAAATCCACCTATGCCTATACCAATAGAGCTAAAAATATCGCTTGGTTTTATCATATTTATCTTAGATGTTAGGTTGAAAAAGCCTATGTTAAATATAAATAAAAAACCAATTATAGCACTTAAAAATACTTCGCCAACTAATGATAAAAAACCATAATTGCTTATATAAATAACCGTAAATACTGTTTCTGCGATTATATATGGTATAAAAAGTGAGCTTTTAAGTCTAATTAGCATAGTCTATTTTTTAGCTCATCTAACGCTTGGCTTGCTTTGATTTTTGTCTTTATAAGCCCATCTCTTTGGATAAGCTCTACTTCATCATCTGCTAGTGATTTTCCAACTATGATAGCATAAGGAAAACCTAGTAGCTCATAATCATTCATCTTTACGCCAAATCGCTCGTTTCTGTCATCAAGCATTACATTTATTCCGATATTTTTTGCTTGCTCATAAAGCTTTGTTGCATAATTTACACAGTTTTCATCTTTTAGATTTGATATAACTATCATACCATCAAAAGGAGCGCACTCTTTTTTCCAGATACATCCTTTATCATCGTGGCTTGCCTCTATCATAACTGCTATAAGTCTACTTACACCTATGCCATAACAACCCATTATAAATGGC from the Campylobacter pinnipediorum subsp. pinnipediorum genome contains:
- the purM gene encoding phosphoribosylformylglycinamidine cyclo-ligase; its protein translation is MMITYKDAGVDIDAGNDFVNAIKPHVKSTFTPLVLGGIGSFSGAIKLPTGYKNPAILGATDGVGTKLRLAIDTNRLENVGQDLVAMCVNDLICNFATPLFFLDYYATSKLDIKSAQIVVEGIAKGCRLAQCALIGGETAEMPSMYKKDDFDLAGFAVGMAEIDEIDRSKFVKEGDVLIALPSSGLHSNGYSLARKVLDVAKLNLDDKIDGKSIADMLLEPTRIYVKEFLESKDKINALAHITGGGLVENLPRVFPYGIGAKIDKSLIKTPKVYDIFKGHVDDSELFRTFNMGVGMVIVASKQNADEILQKTDGYFIGEIIKGSGVSFS
- the acpS gene encoding holo-ACP synthase, producing the protein MIGVDIISIDRISKLNERFKDNFLRRFLSEHEISIAKNDASIAGLWAAKEAASKALGVGIGTECSFFDIIITKDKKNAPIIDFSDKVKKSFGIKNSALSISHDGGFAIAVVVVQTLDKP
- the fliL gene encoding flagellar basal body-associated protein FliL translates to MADEEKEVKEETKKSGKGLIIAIIGVVIVLLLAIGGVIIFLLSGDDENTQMQQQVSQTAPKSRMPGKRSSDYMNMGPIYPLDQFIVNLLSENGSRFLKTKIDLEQSNESLMAELDKKKALLRDIIIRTLSSKTFEEVSTAKGKDKLKDEIVGKINEVLSDGYIKNIYFTDFVVQ
- the hemC gene encoding hydroxymethylbilane synthase, with translation MKTIKIATRKSILAMWQSEHIKQKLITQHKDLDVELVGMTTKGDVILDTPLAKIGGKGLFTKELEISMLNGDTHIAVHSLKDVPVEFPDGLVLAATCSREDVRDALISEKYKHISELPIGAKIGTTSLRRRMQLLLLRPDLKIFSLRGNVQTRLKKLKDGEFDAIILAKAGANRLNLQNDVRYITPFELDEMIPSMGQGALGIEAVNKKEIIQKIDFLNDEKTIIETKIERDFVATLQGGCQVPIGINALLQNDTIDIRAIVGMPDASKYIKDSIKVSKSEYKDIGTILANEFIKKGAKEILKQAEIMGNQI
- a CDS encoding FxsA family protein — translated: MLIRLKSSLFIPYIIAETVFTVIYISNYGFLSLVGEVFLSAIIGFLFIFNIGFFNLTSKINMIKPSDIFSSIGIGIGGFLLFLPGLISDTFGIIVITISLIYKLVKKPDYKQNERDFRYDRYDNEEEIIDVEVIDDTHHIR